From Acipenser ruthenus chromosome 2, fAciRut3.2 maternal haplotype, whole genome shotgun sequence, a single genomic window includes:
- the LOC131697947 gene encoding threonine--tRNA ligase 1, cytoplasmic-like encodes MESDKITEQLEKMKVEAEKKGCAGGEKCKDGGKKKTKAGGDGTSRTELSPWPQYISERLELYNKLKQEHDTLMGERAEKESKPILVTLPDGKQIDAESWKTTPYTLACGISQGLADNTVISKVNNILWDLDRPLEESCTLQLLKFDDEEAQAVYWHSSAHIMGEAMERVYGGCLCYGPPIENGFYYDMFLDNEGVSSNDFPALENLCKKIMKEKQPFERLEIKKETLLEMFKYNQFKCRILNEKVDTPTTTVYRCGPLIDLCRGPHVRHTGKIKAIKVHKNSSTYWEGKADMETLQRIYGISFPDSKMLKDWEKFQEEAKNRDHRKLGKEQELFFFHDLSPGSCFFLPKGAFIYNALIEFIRNEYQKRGFQEVVTPNIYNSKLWQTSGHWQHYSDNMFSFEVEKEIFALKPMNCPGHCLMFDNRPRSWRELPLRLADFGVLHRNELSGALTGLTRVRRFQQDDAHIFCTMEQIEDEIKGCLNFLRAVYGVFGFTFKLNLSTRPEKFLGDTAVWDQAEKQLESSLNEFGEKWVLNPGDGAFYGPKIDIEIKDAIGRYHQCATIQLDFQLPIRFNLTYVSNDGDDKKKPVIIHRAILGSVERMIAILTESYGGKWPLWLSPSQVMVIPVGPTCEDYAKAVRQQFHDGHLMTDVDLDPGCTLNKKIRNAQLAQYNFILVVGEKEKSSNTVNVRTRDNKVHGERTVSECIERLQQLKVSRTRNAEEEF; translated from the exons ATGGAGTCAGATAAAATAACAGAGCAGCTGGAAAAAATGAAAGTAGAAGCAGAGAAAAAG GGCTGTGCTGGAGGAGAGAAGTGTAAAGATGGAGGTAAGAAGAAAACAAAGGCAGGGGGAGATGGGACAAGTCGTACTGAG TTAAGCCCATGGCCTCAGTACATTAGTGAGCGATTGGAGCTCTACAATAAACTGAAACAAGAACATGATACCCTGATGGGTGAGAGAGCAGAAAAAGAGAGCAAACCTATCCTAGTTACCTTGCCCGATGGGAAGCAGATTGATGCAGAATCCTGGAAAACCACACCTTACACGCTTGCATGTGGAATCAG cCAGGGCTTGGCTGATAACACAGTCATTTCAAAAGTGAACAACATATTATGGGACCTTGACCGCCCGCTGGAAGAAAGCTGTACCCTACAGCTGCTCAAGTTTGATGATGAAGAGGCTCAAGCT GTTTACTGGCATTCAAGTGCCCACATCATGGGAGAAGCAATGGAGAGGGTTTATGGCGGCTGTCTATGCTATGGCCCACCCATCGAAAATGGCTTTTACTATGACATGTTCCTTGACAACGA AGGTGTGTCTAGTAATGATTTCCCAGCCCTTGAGAACCTGTGTAAGAAGATCATGAAAGAGAAGCAGCCATTTGAGAGACTTGAGATCAAGAAGGAGACCCTGCTTGAGATGTTCAAG tatAACCAATTTAAGTGCAGGATTTTGAATGAGAAGGTGGACACCCCAACCACTACTGTATACAG GTGCGGTCCCTTGATAGATCTTTGTAGAGGACCTCATGTCAGACACACTGGGAAAATAAAGGCCATAAAGGTTCATAAG AACTCTTCCACCTACTGGGAAGGTAAGGCTGATATGGAAACCCTACAGAGGATTTATGGGATCTCCTTTCCGGATTCCAAGATGTTGAAGGACTGGGAAAAGTTTCAGGAAGAGGCAAAGAACAGAGATCATCGCAAACTTGGCAAG GAACAAGAACTGTTTTTCTTCCATGACCTGAGCCCTGGGAGCTGTTTCTTCCTGCCAAAAGGAGCCTTTATATACAATGCTCTAATTGAATTTATCAGG AATGAGTATCAGAAGAGAGGCTTCCAGGAGGTGGTGACACCAAACATTTACAACAGCAAGCTGTGGCAGACCTCCGGGCATTGGCAGCACTACAGCGATAACATGTTCTCCTTTGAGGTGGAGAAAGAGATCTTTGCACTCAAGCCTATGAACTGCCCAGGCCACTG CCTGATGTTTGACAATCGTCCCCGCTCCTGGAGGGAGCTCCCCCTCCGCCTGGCTGATTTCGGGGTCCTTCACCGCAATGAGCTGTCGGGGGCGCTGACGGGGCTCACTCGTGTGCGCCGCTTCCAGCAGGACGATGCACACATATTCTGTACAATGGAGCAG ATTGAAGACGAGATTAAGGGCTGTCTGAATTTCCTGCGAGCTGTCTATGGTGTGTTTGGATTCACATTCAAACTCAACCTGTCCACTCGCCCTGAGAAGTTCCTTGGTGACACTGCAGTATGGGACCAAGCTGAGAAG CAACTTGAAAGCAGCCTGAATGAATTTGGAGAGAAATGGGTGCTTAACCCAGGTGATGGAGCATTTTATGGACCAAAG ATTGATATTGAAATCAAGGATGCCATTGGACGATACCACCAGTGTGCTACAATCCAGTTGGATTTCCAGCTTCCAATTAGATTTAATCTTACCTATGTGAG CAATGATGGAGATGACAAGAAGAAGCCTGTAATTATCCACCGTGCCATCTTGGGGTCCGTGGAGAGAATGATCGCCATCTTGACTGAAAGCTATGGAGGCAAATG GCCTCTCTGGCTGTCTCCAAGTCAGGTGATGGTGATACCAGTGGGACCCACATGTGAAGACTACGCAAAAGCG GTGCGCCAACAGTTTCACGATGGTCATCTGATGACTGATGTTGACTTGGATCCAGGCTGCACTCTTAATAAGAAGATCCGAAATGCACAGCTGGCACAGTATAACTTCATTCTGG TTGTTGGTGAGAAGGAGAAGAGCAGCAACACTGTGAACGTACGTACCAGAGACAATAAGGTTCACGGCGAGCGCACGGTCTCTGAATGCATCGAGAGGCTCCAGCAGCTCAAGGTCTCCCGTACCAGAAATGCAGAAGAGGAATTCTAA